A region from the Anomaloglossus baeobatrachus isolate aAnoBae1 chromosome 11, aAnoBae1.hap1, whole genome shotgun sequence genome encodes:
- the LOC142256263 gene encoding uncharacterized protein LOC142256263 codes for MEQKMQEQLNMNLPPYSLFSKPLDPRKKWLVAIVTGLILAVTVAVIITLVFYMNQKNAQMAQTSDSSGAVLNVHQTFYSHNGGNLFTVFASDQNSVSVLLDYSQKLIAIRTGNRCYLLRMDESISELIRRMEQSEANNATLRDPMTFSFSSAEEATLVDLGFNINVMCSNLATYWAKMGTMTRKAAEPEQDITVIVTDEGTVIIIISSPPKDPV; via the exons ATGGAGCAGAAGATGCAGGAACAGCTCAACATGAATCTGCCA CCGTACAGTCTGTTCTCCAAACCTCTGGATCCCAGGAAGAAGTGGCTGGTGGCCATTGTGACCGGCCTCATCCTCGCTGTGACCGTCGCTGTCATCATCACACTTGTCTTCTATATGAATCAGAAGAACGCGCAG ATGGCGCAGACGTCTGACTCCTCGGGGGCGGTACTGAACGTTCACCAGACGTTCTACAGTCACAATGGGGGGAACTTGTTCACCGTATTCGCATCCGATCAGAATTCGGTCTCCGTGCTCCTGGACTACAGCCAG AAACTCATCGCGATCCGGACCGGGAACCGCTGCTACCTGCTGAGAATGGATGAGTCCATATCGGAGCTGATCCGGAGGATGGAACAGTCCGAAGCCAAT AACGCCACTCTCAGAGACCCCATGACCTTCAGCTTCTCCTCGGCTGAAGAGGCGACACTTGTGGATTTGGGCTTCAATATAAATGTGATGTGCAGCAACCTCGCCACCTACTGGGCGAAAATG ggaacgATGACGAGGAAAGCAGCAGAACCTGAACAAGACATCACTGTCATTGTCACTGATGAGGGAACAGTAATAATTATCATATCCTCACCTCCAAAGGATCCAGTGTAA